A window of Saccharomyces paradoxus chromosome XIII, complete sequence contains these coding sequences:
- the EFR3 gene encoding Efr3p (Protein required for Stt4-containing PI kinase complex localization~similar to YMR212C) → MQLSMRMMFTPKHQKLVNQCYPTGRTTDKKPKSSETSYLLYYVNSRRSKLEKVSTYLIKRSTSDLNHRRIGNIAVTLDLMNKIVLHCKENLNVFVKDFLYIMNKVLSNNNFNNDVSVVELVELAFSSICLNLDDVLCNGDMEFVQLYQNFVDLFFKIVTERIHNDDMLLKCCIDISNTNSVSSNPQLHHFVSKSVAYTISKFQERNPKFKTLSLEAAVESNLGKRLSRTQTRTIGLDKAAEGNHDLSVRALQSYFNTTETDKLNLSIRTLLHCLQNTPNKELLEFICNGIPVQLRYIVILLLVRQLSDKDKNVNPIVSLKLMSSLLVSDVSIVGLSVLDIMRKLLNFQLKNTSDKEVVAQACITMTDLNHKTYYAEQTSDMLYELLLKLKSDTIKNVEKNAVVEDIDFLVEHITQPSISLELFIDLAHYMKNHIICLFTIVETEVPSNIVFSKLYSLLRELDSHGVQKGMMEGIFDKYGKMALLSGLHYFLENVSEPEYAYYLYHLQAANFLKLNDYKSQTEYKMQTKTLFTKEDLLSYYSDTGSNKYSKKGAQILLSRDNQISTSDLLSDPQARATPLGYRTAHNAVLSNGKTVSNNNDFAVKQNKFDNSIDDNIDEANDTVISDANAKGSIYRFVAEDARSWKTMRATAPKVSDLKKTMNERNIPNNMKRDGSFRGSQSVKSRVTNITFLLNELKTFSEDANKIKDPDEENIVGLDKIDVARSNSLRLAPISSLSDRSSIGNRKSFLQKTSGGENQDDGFKDANEDLHSLSSRGKIFSST, encoded by the coding sequence ATGCAATTGTCTATGCGGATGATGTTCACACCAAAACATCAAAAACTGGTCAATCAATGTTATCCTACAGGAAGGACCACTGATAAGAAGCCCAAGTCTTCGGAAACTTCATATTTGCTATATTATGTTAATTCAAGACGTAgcaaattggaaaaagtcAGCACTTACCTAATTAAGCGCTCCACTTCTGACTTGAACCATCGTCGCATAGGGAACATAGCTGTTACATTAGATTTGATGAACAAAATTGTTTTGCATTGCAAGGAGAATTTGAATGTGTTTGTTAAAGActttttgtatattatgAACAAAGTTCTTTCCAATAACAATTTCAACAATGACGTATCCGTGGTGGAATTGGTAGAACTAGCTTTTAGCAGCATATGTCTGAACTTGGACGACGTCTTGTGTAATGGTGATATGGAATTCGTCCAGTTATACCAGAATTTTgttgatctttttttcaaaatagtTACTGAAAGAATTCATAATGATGATATGCTGCTGAAATGCTGTATCGATATATCAAACACAAATAGTGTTTCAAGTAACCCACAATTACACCactttgtttcaaaatctgTTGCGTATACTATTTCAAAGTTCCAAGAGAGAAATCCgaaattcaaaaccttGTCATTGGAAGCAGCTGTGGAGAGTAATTTAGGAAAAAGGCTAAGTCGAACACAAACTCGCACGATTGGGTTGGATAAGGCCGCTGAAGGCAATCACGACCTTTCCGTAAGAGCCTTGCAATCCTATTTCAACACAACCGAAACAGATAAATTAAATCTGTCCATTCGCACTTTGTTGCACTGCCTGCAAAATACGCCTAATAAGGAACTGCTAGAGTTTATATGCAACGGTATACCTGTTCAGCTACGAtatattgttattcttcttttggttAGACAGCTAAGCGACAAGGATAAAAATGTGAATCCGattgtttctttgaaattgatgtCATCATTACTTGTCTCAGATGTCAGTATAGTGGGCCTGAGTGTCCTTGATATAATGAGGAAACTTTTAAATTTCCAGTTGAAAAACACGAGTGATAAAGAAGTTGTGGCACAGGCTTGTATTACCATGACAGACCTCAATCATAAAACTTATTACGCTGAACAGACTTCAGACATGTTATACGAACTGCTACTTAAATTGAAAAGTGACACTATCAAGaatgttgaaaagaatGCAGTTGTGGAAGATATTGATTTCCTCGTTGAACACATTACACAGCCAAGTATTAGTTTAGAACTATTCATCGACTTGGCCCATTACATGAAAAACCATATTATATGTTTATTTACTATTGTGGAAACTGAGGTTCCAAGCAACATCGTCTTTTCAAAACTGTACTCATTATTACGTGAACTGGATTCACATGGTGTACAAAAAGGAATGATGGAAGGGATTTTTGATAAGTATGGGAAAATGGCACTATTATCCGGTTTACATTATTTTCTAGAGAACGTTTCTGAGCCTGAATATGCCTATTATTTGTACCATTTACAGGCAGCTAACTTTTTAAAACTAAATGACTATAAGTCACAAACTGAGTACAAAATGCAAACTAAAACGTTGTTTACCAAGGAAGATTTGCTGTCCTACTATTCTGATACTGGTTCAAACAAATACAGCAAGAAGGGGGCACAGATATTGTTGTCTCGTGATAATCAGATATCGACCTCTGATTTACTGTCGGACCCTCAAGCTCGTGCTACACCCCTGGGGTACAGGACTGCCCACAATGCCGTCCTTTCAAACGGAAAAACAGtttctaataataatgattttgcggtcaaacaaaataaattcGATAACAGCATAGACGATAATATAGACGAAGCTAATGATACCGTTATTTCCGATGCTAATGCAAAAGGCAGTATCTATAGATTTGTTGCTGAAGACGCAAGGTCGTGGAAAACAATGAGGGCCACTGCGCCAAAAGTTAGCgatctgaaaaaaacaatgaatGAAAGGAATATTCCGAATAATATGAAGAGGGATGGCTCTTTTCGGGGTTCTCAATCAGTGAAATCTCGTGTCACTAATATCACATTTTTGCTGAATGaattaaaaactttttcagaGGACGcaaacaaaatcaaagatCCTGATGAGGAAAATATTGTTGGCTTGGATAAAATTGATGTTGCTAGGTCAAATTCTCTGCGACTCGCACCAATATCTAGTCTTTCTGATCGTAGCAGCATTGGAAATAGAAAGTCCTTCTTGCAAAAGACATCGGGCGGTGAAAACCAAGACGATGGCTTTAAGGACGCAAACGAAGATTTACATTCTTTAAGTTCAAGAGGTAAGATTTTTTCCTCAACTTGA
- the CEF1 gene encoding Cef1p (Essential splicing factor~similar to YMR213W), whose product MAPVPIYVKGGVWTNVEDQILKAAVQKYGTHQWSKVASLLQKKTARQSELRWNEYLNPNLNFTEFSKEEDAKLLDLARELPNQWRTIADMMARPAQVCVERYNRLLEGEDSGKAALSTGSTDLKVGDINPNAETQMARPDNGDLEDEEKEMLAEARARLLNTQGKKATRKIRERMLEESKRIAELQKRRELKQAGINVAIKKPKRKYGTDIDYNEDVVYEQAPMPGIYDISVEDRQIKKNFEQFERKVNRKGLNGDEGKSSKKYKDKKRKRDENEYLEKAVLGESNVLTDEYKKPKLILSAPGTKQGKVTYKNELESKRRKLIQAQATGTVLTPNELPPHEPAQEDNERSNTKSNKKLKTYIRKFLVQMFASLPSPKNNFEIVLSEDEEEEDAEIAEYQKEIENERAMNEEYNSIKPLSQKNTPLVSLVAVPLPNTALPIPEFKSNPQSVTDHKYNLLVANAINKETHMVPEATADFLKEVESRMQHIIQAGTPTKIQLKRTMPPSQVILESIQSKVESIELLQSKLQHVKPLELQNNNLCSTLCHHSLPALIEGQRKYYADYYAYQQEARTLESRKKRLQDVLDSSSI is encoded by the coding sequence ATGGCCCCGGTACCAATATACGTAAAAGGGGGTGTATGGACGAATGTGGAGGACCAGATTCTTAAAGCAGCCGTACAAAAATATGGAACTCATCAGTGGAGCAAAGTAGCATCccttttgcaaaaaaaaactgccAGGCAGAGTGAATTAAGGTGGAATGAATATTTAAATCCAAACTTGAACTTCACAGAGTTTTCCAAGGAGGAAGACGCCAAACTTTTGGATCTTGCAAGAGAATTGCCTAATCAATGGAGGACCATTGCTGATATGATGGCCAGGCCCGCACAGGTCTGCGTCGAAAGGTATAATAGGCTATTAGAAGGTGAAGACAGCGGTAAAGCTGCATTAAGCACAGGATCTACAGACTTGAAAGTCGGAGACATCAATCCTAACGCAGAAACTCAAATGGCTCGACCAGACAATGGTGATTTGGAAGAcgaggaaaaagaaatgcttGCTGAAGCCAGAGCTCGTCTGTTAAATACCCAAGGTAAGAAGGCTACAAGAAAGATAAGAGAGCGGATGCTCGAAGAATCAAAACGAATTGCTGAATTACAAAAGAGACGAGAACTGAAGCAGGCAGGGATAAATGTCGCCATTAAGAAACCGAAGAGAAAATATGGCACCGACATCGATTACAATGAAGATGTCGTATATGAGCAAGCTCCCATGCCCGGCATATATGACATATCCGTTGAAGACCGtcagataaaaaaaaattttgagcaGTTTGAGAGAAAAGTCAACAGAAAAGGTTTGAATGGTGATGAGGGCAAGTCaagtaaaaaatacaaggacaagaaaagaaaacgcGACGAGAACGAATATCTTGAGAAAGCAGTACTGGGTGAATCCAATGTATTGACGGATGAGTATAAGAAACCAAAACTTATACTATCTGCACCGGGGACGAAACAGGGAAAAGTGACCTATAAGAACGAGCTAGAAAGCAAAAGACGAAAGCTTATCCAGGCACAAGCAACAGGCACTGTGTTGACACCAAACGAACTGCCTCCCCACGAACCCGCCcaagaagataatgaacGCAGTAACAcaaaaagtaataaaaaGCTAAAAACATACATACGAAAGTTTTTAGTGCAAATGTTTGCATCTTTACCGAGTCCCAAGAACAATTTCGAGATTGTATTGAGTGAAgacgaggaagaagaagacgcAGAAATAGCAGAAtaccaaaaagaaattgaaaatgaaagagCGAtgaatgaagaatataacTCCATAAAACCACtatctcaaaaaaatacaCCACTCGTGTCATTAGTAGCCGTGCCATTACCTAACACAGCACTACCCATACCAGAATTCAAAAGCAACCCGCAGTCAGTAACAGACCATAAGTACAACTTGTTAGTCGCAAACGCTATAAATAAGGAAACTCACATGGTACCAGAAGCCACGGCAGATTTCCTGAAAGAGGTGGAATCGCGTATGCAGCATATAATCCAAGCGGGCACGCCCACGAAAATACAACTCAAACGAACGATGCCTCCAAGTCAGGTTATTCTGGAATCAATCCAGTCAAAGGTGGAGTCCATCGAACTGTTACAGAGCAAACTACAACATGTGAAACCGCTGGAACTACAGAATAACAATTTGTGCAGCACCCTCTGCCATCACAGCCTGCCCGCCTTAATTGAAGGGCAACGGAAATACTACGCTGATTACTACGCCTACCAGCAGGAGGCACGAACACTTGAGAGTCGCAAAAAACGTCTTCAAGACGTGTTGGATTCCTCTTCCATATAG
- the DML1 gene encoding Dml1p (Essential protein involved in mtDNA inheritance~similar to YMR211W) — protein MHEVVTISVSQRANHLNTQFFNIQEGYLQLSKEQQVNDSKIFLNPTVDKVSRTVSFTPRALLWDARTGNGSLGTYQYSETQDYHFGNEDRFKDQTIIKTHPKIPKSEYQSALDAGTPLPTLSRENTKYWSDYSKLIYGPSSFNILRDWYHDVENPNQPDFQNLGERKFDRYSIGYDEFTENYLQEFFDGNLHTELEKCDTLQGLNLVSDVESGWGGFSSALLLELRNELPKKTVFSWGFNEDDPFTNDSPMKGLSKKWLPIISNKLRSTINMMLESDLYFPLYASPGLTNWETAGENCRILDSINATVSQSNLEQRKTMDYLTTAVTLGYSSRNMITGMVIGNTDYSFCSQIAPFKNSHKHNGAHVFSRSFIDRRSQMCQNHSEPDPQSKIIEMRTHRYFPSDTIPAEFSRDYEFALELKSSEKSRDIFKHWNEFVVRYFKNDNDREELKNQLSDYASAYESGWYEDEDSGDDDM, from the coding sequence ATGCATGAAGTAGTTACAATATCAGTTTCACAGAGAGCCAACCATTTGAACACccaattcttcaatataCAAGAAGGCTATTTGCAACTCTCTAAAGAGCAACAAGTTAACGActccaaaatttttttgaatccaACTGTAGATAAAGTTTCAAGAACAGTTTCATTTACACCACGTGCCTTACTTTGGGACGCTCGTACAGGTAATGGTTCATTAGGAACATACCAATATTCAGAAACTCAAGACTATCATTTCGGCAATGAGGACAGATTCAAGGACCAAACAATCATAAAGACTCATCCAAAAATACCCAAATCCGAATATCAAAGTGCTTTAGATGCGGGAACACCGCTCCCTACTTTGAGTAGGGAGAATACGAAGTACTGGTCTGATTATTCTAAACTTATCTATGGTCCCTCAAGTTTCAATATTCTGAGGGATTGGTACCATGACGTTGAAAACCCGAATCAACCTGACTTTCAAAACTTAGGTGAACGAAAGTTTGACAGATATTCTATTGGTTATGACGAATTTACCGAAAATTACTTGCAAGAGTTTTTTGATGGAAATTTGCATACAGAATTGGAAAAGTGTGACACCTTACAGGGGCTAAATCTCGTAAGTGATGTAGAGAGCGGATGGGGTGGTTTTTCTAGCGCTCTACTACTGGAATTAAGAAATGAATTGCCAAAAAAGACAGTCTTTTCATGGGGGTTTAATGAGGATGATCCATTCACAAATGACTCTCCTATGAAAGGACTTTCCAAGAAGTGGCTTCCAATCATTTCGAACAAATTGCGAAGTACAATAAATATGATGCTAGAATCTGACCTTTATTTTCCATTGTACGCCTCTCCTGGGCTGACAAATTGGGAAACTGCAGGCGAGAACTGTAGGATTTTGGATTCTATAAACGCAACAGTTTCCCAAAGCAATCTTGAGCAAAGGAAGACAATGGATTATTTAACCACTGCCGTCACTTTGGGGTATTCATCAAGGAATATGATCACTGGCATGGTTATCGGTAATACCGATTACTCATTCTGTTCTCAAATAGCCCCCTTCAAGAATAGCCATAAGCACAACGGTGCTCATGTATTTTCGAGAAGTTTTATTGATAGGAGAAGCCAAATGTGTCAAAACCATTCCGAGCCTGATCCTCAGAgtaaaattattgaaatGCGTACACACAGATATTTCCCATCTGATACGATACCAGCAGAATTTTCCCGTGATTATGAATTTGCTTTGGAATTAAAATCTTCAGAAAAAAGTCGAGATATATTCAAGCATTGGAATGAATTTGTAGTAAGGTActttaaaaatgataatgacagagaagaattgaaaaatcaacTTTCCGATTACGCCTCAGCGTACGAATCTGGATGGtatgaagacgaagattcgggtgatgatgatatgTGA